The Salvelinus alpinus chromosome 10, SLU_Salpinus.1, whole genome shotgun sequence genome includes the window TTTTTATTAtgaatactgtacatggtgggtCTTTATCTAACATAAACTGTCTGGAGTGAGTTATTTTCTGTTGgattagaggaaaaagggggtaaGTGAGCATCTGACAACAGGGATTCACTACCGTACCTCGATATGCTTATTGATCAGTGTGTGACTCTCAAACTCCTTCAAGATGAGCTCTCTTCTCTCAGTCACCATCTTCCTCTGGTCTGAGATCTGCCCCCTCATGTCATCCATCTCTTTCTGTCAAGAGATTGCAGTTTTATTACTGATTCACGATAACAACTTGCGAACAGATGAAGTGGAGAAGACAGGGATCACAGGACAAAATGAACATGTTTTTTTAACGTATCCCATATGACTGTAATCTGTCAACATCTACACTGGTTCCTCAGCTGCTCTGACCTGTGCCTGCTTCACAGCGTTCCCCTCTGGGTTTTCCAGGTCGGCCCTCAGCTCCTCTCTGTGAGCACTCTGACCAGAGCCCTCTTCTCCACTAGCTCCCTGTGAGCCCTCGTCTGGCTCTCCGCTTGCAAGACGGCTGTCCGGTGGCCCTCCATCTTGTTCCGGTAGGTGTTGTAACCGGCCAGCACGCAGCTGGagttgtcctcctcttcctcgatCAGCAGTCGGAGCTCTGTGTTTTCGTTGTAGACGGTGATGGAACGCAAGCCCAGGTCTTGCAGGTGTTCCGTCTCACCCTCCAGGATGAGAATCTGCCTCACGTTGGATTTTAACTCCACTTCAGCTTCTTTGCCTTTCTTCTCAATGTCTGATAGTATGGCCTGGTAGCAGATGAAAACAGCATTGCTTTACACTGAGTGTTAAAACAAATGCTCTAATATTAATGTTGCATGGAAAATGTATATAATGTAAGCAGCAATAATTACAGTGTTCCTGGAGTTTTAAAATGTTACTGGTCAGTGTGTTAGCAGGTAAGGAGAGATTCACCTGGAGAGCTGAGCACTTGTTTCTCCTGGAGGGCCACAATCTGGGCATATCCTTGTTGAGAGACGTCTTCTAAAGCTTGTGTTAGAGAGAAGTCAGGCCCTCCGTGTGTCTCTACAGCAATACATGGAAGGGACGCTGTCACGTCTGAAGAAATAATGTGGTTTGTTAttagttaagctagctagcttCCTAAATTAGCTTGTTGTAGTCCTACTAACGTTAGCTCTTTAGTAGCCCCAACCCCAACAACTTTAGGCATACTTTCTGCTGTTTTAGCAAAGCTTCCCAAGATAATACAGATAGTCCAACATTTTATAAGGAATTTGCTATATGTTTTCTTGCCATTTTCCACCGTCATCCCAGCAGAGTTGGCCATGTTGACACGTTTGTTGTTGTGCGCGAAACAGAGTTGATTTTCGCGCTCAGCTCAGCACGTGCGTCTCTTGGCCTGGCGGACGTTCTTGGGGGGTTTCCGTTGTGATTCCCCCAATACGCCCCATATTGACTGACTTCACCTTTGCCGAGTAAAACAATATACTTATGTTAAGAATTAAACAATTAAAGAAACCACAAGTTCGGACACACCCAAAGAGTTCCATTGAATTGAGTGGCTCATCTTCATTTTCCAGATATTGGAGAAACGTTCATTTGTGCCATTCCCTCTCAAAATGTAGGGGAAATAAATAGTGATTGTTATTAAAATCCATTAGTCAGTGAAGTAAACTAAGGGAAATGTGGCCCTAATTTTCGTATTAATTTATTTTACAATGGATTGCCAGATGTCCGGATTTGATTATATATATAATTTGTATGTGATAAATGACAGGTTTCTGGTGGTATGAGACAGTATAAATGTCAGTAATGTGTATTTACATGTTTCTTTGTTCCCAGTGTGAGGCCATAGCCTACTGGTTAGGTCCACAAGTGGTGTTTTAGGGTTAGCGAATAAAGTAGGgaccattctctctctcgctctctctataccTTTATAAATCTAATTTACGATATGAAAAGACGGCAGTTATGGAGAAAATGTGTCTGTAGGCTATTTGATTGCACACAGCAGCACTCCAGGATATGTACTCAGTCACCCATTTTGTTTCCTTACTAAAACCAGAATATTGGAAGGATATAagtgtagtatctgggatctacatctgtttatattagttactatgctgttactaagcagtgatgtattacggcagtgttacgttactacacctaataggaaatgcacatgcgcactatTGTGCCGGGGGctgtagagcacgagaggttttgactaaacgaaaactaactgtactcccgtctcctgcctggtcatttctccacaacacaaatattacaataAGGAAGCCAGTACTGATACATCCCCATTACGCTTCCATGCACACTTCCTGtaagtgtgtgcgcgtgtgtgatgGGATCAAGTCCTTTCAGTTTTTGTGCAGCCTACTGGAAATGTATTGCGACCATCCAGATGAACAAAACAAGGTTTCTTTCCCAGGCCCATGCAGCCTATAAAGCCATGACCCAGTAGGATTTGGCTGTGAAGGCGCTAGCTGGGCTGAAAGCTGGTGAGGGACCCACCATTTGCTAAACAATAGCCgatagatttgatttattagcaCAGGTCCTGACAGTTATTTGTGCTGGTGTAagcgatgtgaaatggctagctaggtagcggtggtgcgcgctagcagccttttagtcggtgacgtcacttgctctgaaaccttgaagtagtggttccccttgctctgcaagagccgcggcctttgtggagtgatgggtaacgatgcttcgtgggtgactgttgttgatgtgtgcagagggtccctggtttgcgcccgGTTTGAGggaacggactaaagttaaaactGTTACACTGGTGGATGTAAATATTTTGTTTGGGTTTGTTTGCGCACTAAAAATAGCAAATTGTTTGAACGTGATGACAGTTGGAGTTCCCCATTTGTGGTTGAATGCTTAGGTATAGGGAAAACACTGGGCTATTATTGTTAACATGTTTGCCTCCAGATGCTAAAGTTCTGAGTTATTAGCTGCTGTGGTTTCTGAGTCTTGTGGCTTTATAGAGACACGTTTACGGTGTACGCAATAGGTACAGGTGTGTGCCGGTGCCCCATAACCAGTTCTGAAAACAAAACCTATGTGCTGCAGTGAACATCATGATCTTATAGGCTATTGAGCCATTACATCCTATGCACTTTTTATGCGTTTGAATTTCTCATGTGTGTTTGATTAAATAGAGCCCTCCTCAGTCAATCTCAGTCTGTCCCATAGACACAACAGGATAAACTGTATGTATGACTCAACAGGGTGCTCCCCCTCCCTCCTActgtccctcccttcctccaatcCCACCCTCCATCTGTGACTCAATATAACCACAACTATTTCCTGTCTGGTTCCCTGACATTGTCTCTCATTCCCTGTGTTTCATCAGCACTAAAACGTGTGTGCCAAAGAGACGGTTTTGACTAGGTCACAGGTGTTCCTGTTTTTACCCTAGTCTGCATTGTGTCAACACAACAAAACATTAACTAAAAGTATCTGTTGCTATTATTTTGTCCACTCCATCCTTCCTCAAAATAGGAAGAGAGACAGTgaagaggggatggatggagataCAGTACCATTAATAGCTCTAAAACAGGGGTTGTTGGCTGTGGGTGGTCAACTACATTAATACCCTGTTATTCATCTCATCTGCTGTTATTTGGGCTACCTGTGTTTTGAGGTGAATACtgaggtttccatgtgtttgatgccattccatttgctccgttccatacattattatgagctgtcctcccctcagcagcctctactGATTTGAAGTATAGTAATTTGATGGCATCAGCAGTTTTACAAATTAAACCTTTATTGAAAGCCTAGCTGATTCGTGTACTATTGTTGCCCATTTTCTGAAAGGTTATAGAGTGGTGCCAGCTATATGCCAGACTGAAAACAAATGAAACAGTCTTTGTTTCGGTGGACGACTTTAATACTCTCTTAACAGTGCAACTGTAGAGCTGAGATGATGTAGTTAGGTGGCGTTAATGCACGCTTTGACATGGAAATGACATGGGAGTGAAGAAAGCTTTCAAGGGAAACATAGTGTATGTGTGTTGAATTGTTCTAATCCAAGCATGGACAGATCGATTCCTCACTTTTCAAATGGATTTTCATGTGAAGAAGGCAAACTGAGCATAGTAATGACATTACGCGTCAACAAAAGAGTATCTCATTTCATTTCAATCAGAGACATGAGGCGAGGTGGGGGATCGGCAGGACTATAGGGGTCAGTGAAATCAGGGAATGAGTAAGGAGCGTAGGGGGCCTCTAAATGTGCATGACACAGCACTCCCAGCATGCAACACTAATTGGAGTTATTCCCTTCTAACCACAGAAAGCACATCAAATCGAGGCGCCCTGCGCTCGTACGCCTGAGGGACAGTGTCAAGTTTTCAGAGGTCTGCTGAGGTAAAACAGTCTCTCAGGGTGAAACGTAATGGTCTAATGGTATCCCTGTTTTCCTATCAAATGGGTTGAAGCATGGCAATATTGGTGATAATAACAGAGCatttatcatctctctcctgtatTTTTACAATTGTATATGGCTTTATTGGAATGTTCTATAAACACAAAAAACTGAACACAGAATTGAATACGAGagacatcagaaaatacattaatATTGAAAACTTCGTAAAACTAAATTAAAAGTAAGCCAAATTCAGTTTGTTTTCGCagtataaaaatacaaaaatctaTTCCATATGCAGACAGTCCAGCTATCTAACAGATATGAATTCCACCTCATCTACAGCCCTGAGCTGGGAATGGGATTAAAGAGATATCAGTTACTAATTTATCAATTAAGTGCCCTGCGTCTCCTTCCTCATTCATCATCTGCTGATTCTGAAGGCCCCGAAGTAGCTTCCCTCAGCTTCCGGGTCCAGCAGCCAGGAGTTGGACACGCTGACATAGATACTGTCCCCGGGCCCCAGGGGGAAAGCCCCTCCTTGCTGCTGACACCACATGTGGTAGTGGCCCCTCTGCCAGTGCCTGGTGCTGCCGCTTTTCATCAGCACAGCTGGCTTGGGGGGGGCACTGTGACTGTGACGCTCGTGGAACACGTATTGTATAAGAAGGGCACCAGCCCCGGCCCCAGCCCCATCTACTCTGTGAATGCTAGGCTCTGCTGAAACCCCCCTTCTCCCTGGTGCATGAGACTCAGACTCCAACAGTGACTCCTCTACCTGGTCGTAGTACCTGAAGCAGGTTTTGGCGTAGATGTAGTACAGGCCTCCCTCGCGGACCAGGATCCTGCCGTCATGGTACCTGATCTTGGACAGGTGTCCATGGGCGTAGTCCCAGTGGATCATGGTGTTCTGGATGTCTCTCTGGATGTGCCCACTGGGAGGCTGAATGGGCAGGTGGGCTGATGGTGTGACCTCCCTGGGGTTTTTTGGGCACCTCTGTGACTCCCCTCTCTGGAGGTCGTCCGAAGTCTCAACTAGGGCTGGTCCGGTCTGGGTGACCTGAAGTTGCCAACAGAGACAGCGGCaagagaggttagaggtcacagTAGCCCAAATCCCTCATTGGGCATCGATAAACTGCTGTTAGATGCATTTATAGAGTTATTGACCACTTGTCACTTaattttttttactgcagtaggctaaatcagggtcacacagtgtatttcttggtagtcttaaacaaatctactttgaaacaagtaTTCACCTTCACACACATGGTTGTGGGCTTAAAAAGAAGACATCtgcaccatgtcagatatagagttgaaatgtattacattttgagctTGCATTTCAATATTACCCTTTATATACatgacagaagactgaaatataacaaaaccgtttgacatagaaatatCGGATTTTCTGCAGGTTTttgaaataatgtttattaattatgaaaaatatgaataacattccacccatgaggccactaggtcactttatatgtacagtatatactgtattctagtcatagctcatcctatataactactgctgtacacacattttctattgatatactgtccctactgtctatacacaccaatatacatatttatattccggactctgacattgtttattctgatatttcttaatttctttctttttactttttggattatgtgtatattgttttgtattgttaggtattactgcactgttggagctagaaacacaagcatttcgctgcacctgcgataacatctgcaaatctgtgtaaaCCAATCAACTTTTATTTGATTTGTTGCTCTCTTGTAATACATAAGGCTACTTTGTAAGCCATAAGCAGCAATAGCCAGTAAAACCGTCCATACAATATGAAACACTTTGCCTCTGTTTGAAGTTTAATGTGTTATAGATGTTGTGGTGAGAGAGCAACCACttgaaatggattacatttagtgcAATGTGTATTTGTGGCAATCATTGTATATACTTTTTTTGTCCAATGTTTTCTTGCAGCACCTGCAAACTGTTATGACAATAACTTTTTTCTTACAAAATACAACTTTGTGCTATAGAATTACATAGATTTTATGATAATTTTTTAGAGGAGACTCTTGGTATAATCCAATCTAAGAGACCTATGCAGTAGTATCTGTATTACTATGATTACCTTACCTGTTGAAGATGACCTGTCAAGTGAAGTACAACAGCAACACTTGATACCACTTGAAGTAATCCCATGAAAACGACTGTACCAATAAGAGTTCTGTTTGAAGTTGGTTCTGTTCTCCTGAGCTGCTGAATTCTTGGCAGGCTGCTTTCCATTTCTTAAAGATCCGTTTAATACTGAACGTTAAATATCCACTGTGTTTCATAAAAACAGACCCGATGTTAGGCTATGCTTTCCCCGAGATATGTTTGTATTTCAGTGTATTCTCATTACCAATAGAAGTTTTAGGAGGTAGTTTTCTCAGTTCAGTACCCCCTCTTTGAGGACCAATCAGATTACAGATGAATTTAAATCGCATTATAACACCACCAGGGGTGCTGTTGTAAAATACTGTGCGAAAAACATTATTTATGACTACATATCCCAGAATTCAACACCACTCTTTGACCTTGCTGGAAGCGTGATTATATTCTTTACAATGTTACTAAATATGAGATGATAAACGCATGTAACCAGTTTACACTTACTTCGTATACACTGTAGCCAGATGCTTATGCAGAAATATATTCGACTGTGTGGCTCGTGCGCCCGCCTCATCTCGCCCCTCCACATGCGCAAGAGAATATGGAAGGAACTAGCAAATCGATCACTCGTATCATCAAGACGTTATTGTAACAATCATTTGGGAGATTTATACAGGAATGAGTCTGTACAAAGATATCTTCGGCAGCTTGTGGAAGAGTACAGAGATGTCACCAAAACATTACAACATGGGTTTCTCAACGAGCCCGCCAGGAAAGAGTTGAACAAGAGACAGGTGGGACTTTCACCAGTGGCCACTGCGTTTCAGAGCGCTGAACACGCCGTGAAAGACCTAGAGGAGGTTGAAACTCTGCTTCAGAGTAAGTAAGCTGTGTTCTGTTTTGTGTATTTTGTTAATTGCTAACTAGCTAGTGGTCTTTTTGTATCTTCCTTTCATAAGTGTCTGTAACGCCTGCGTGCCGCAATGACCAGAAGAGGTCGCCATGCTTCAATAACAATGTGCTAACTGAAATGTGTCATGTATCTGAAAATGTTGTACAGAGTCATCCATATTGTCCTTTTACAGGGACAGTCGGTTCCAAAGAGGAAGACCGACAAATGGTCCAGCTACTGAAAGAGGAACAAGCACAGATCACCCAAAGAATCGAGTCATTGAGAAAAGATGTACGAACAGACATTAGACACAGAACATTTTCAATGTCTGCCTTGGTCAGTCTGGAACTTGATGAGAAAATCTGAATTCATATTCCCCCAGTTGATCCAGACACTAGTACCCAGTGACCCACACGACACCAGTAATGTCCTTCTGGAGGTGGTAACAGGGCGGacaacaggaggtgagtcagtgaACTGTAATTACTCAATGAACAGCATAGGCCATGGACAATGGCTCTCCATTACACTCCTGGTCCTAATGCTAATGTATGTCCCCTCTCTGGTACACATGTTTTGATCCAGGTGACATCTGTCAACAGTtcaccagagagatgtttgacaTGTACCAAGGCCTTGCCAGCTACAAGAACTGGGACTTTGAGATCTTCAACTACACACCTGCTGAATATGGTAATGCTTCTCttctgtctgtcctactgtctctgtGTTTTATGGGTCACTGGATGAAAGTGTCTGCGTGTATGTATGATTGATTGGTGTGTTTATTGTCTGATTTGATTCACTCAGGTGGACTGCACCATGCGGCAGTAAGGATAGCGGGGGAGAGTGTGTACCGGCGTCTGAAGCATGAGGGAGGGACACACCGGGTCCAGAGGATCCCCGAGGTGGGCCTGTCCTCCAGGATGCAACGCATTCACACAGGAACCATGACCGTCATCGTCCTGCCACAACCCAGCGAGgtacacctgtctgtctgcccctatctgtcttgtctgtctgaaCGATAATACATTGGGATTCTGTTTTGTAGCTGGACATCAGCATTGACCCTAAGGACCTGCGGGTTGATACGTTCAGATCGAGAGGGGCGGGAGGTCAAAGTGTCAACACAACGGACAGTGCTGTCCGAATAGTACACCTGCCAACAGGTAAGAGCTTACAGTTCGGGGAGACAGAATATGTATTGAAAATCCACTTTAAGAATATTTTTTATATCTTTATTGAAAACCAATGGCACTTCTCAATTCTTGATTTTGAATTGCTCTCCTgatattgactgaattgaaatggaatttctGACTGACCCCTGCTCTGACCCTAGGTACGGTGGCAGAGTGTCAGACATCCCGCTCTCAGCTGCAGAACCGTGACACGGCCCTGCGCGTGCTGAAGGCCCGCCTCTACCAGAGCATGATGGGTAGAGAGACGGAGCAGAGACTTACGGCACGCAAACAGCAGGTGATCCCCGACACACAGTCCCATCCAAATGCTTTACTGTCCCCCTCCTCAACTCACCTCAGAGCCATTCATGTTACTCCTTCTCCAGGTGGGCACTCGCTCCCAGTCGGAGAGGATTCGCACCTACAACTTTAGCCAGGACCGCGTGACAGATCACCGGACTGGCTATGTGACCAGAGATATCAAGGTGGGCTTCTAACTATGCAAACAAGCAGTCTATAATGGAAGTTGATTTGTTGTGTAATGCTTGTCATGCTTTTACATGTAGGTAATAGTTGGTTAATGTGTCTTCTGTATTCTCTTGGCAGGAGTTCATGAGGGGCGGGGAGCCACTGGATGATCTGATCTCAGAGCTGTTGGAACACGGAGACAAGGAGGCTCTGCTGGACCTGGTGGTGACCTGCAGTCAGAGATACTGACTCAAGACAGTGTGACGCCTTAGTTCTGGGAGCTAGCTGACATGACCCACTGCTGCAGCACTGACAGGAGAACAGTCATGGAACCAGTGGCGCGAACACTGATCCTGGTTCAGTTTGTGAAAGAATGGCGACTGGGTGGagaaaagagagcagagagagcctGGCTGCAGATAACCCAGCTCTTTAACCAGTCTCAAGCATGTGCACAATTACACCCTAGCATCTTAATAAAGTCCTAAAATGTTACTGAAAATAGTTTGTGATGAGCCCTGATCCTATTGGGTGTGTCAGAGCTATGTTTCAGCCCAACACACACGCTCTAATCTCAAGCACCCAGGCTGTCTGGCAGCTGGCCAGCCATGGCATCAGTATCTCTCCTACACAGCCATAGCAATGAGCGTGTATTGGCACCAATGAAGGGTTGTATTACCTTCGAGGCTACTCGAGCCCCTGTGAAATGTTTGAGTTGCTTTGACGGAAGTCTGCAAAATAAATCCATGGAAGACTATTGATTACTAAAGGCTGATGGACTAAAGGAAGAAGCATAGAGAAAATGTCCACACCAGCAGAATATATATTCAAGTACAATATTTCATCAATCATACTGTAGAAAACTTGCTTTGCATTCTCCTTCTCGCATACTCCAACCATGCTGGTACGGTTCAGGGCTGGGTTTCCCCAAAGCATCGTAGCACTAGGATCATGTTAATTCCATTGAAACTAAATAGACAAAAGATGACCTTAGTGCTAAGATGGGTTTGGGAGACCCAGGCCTGAGCATGTACTGGTGGTGATGTGGAAAATGACAACCACCACCACAGTAAGGACATCACAGCGGTCCTTCACAAGCCATCCAGAAATT containing:
- the LOC139532952 gene encoding LOW QUALITY PROTEIN: coiled-coil domain-containing protein 122 (The sequence of the model RefSeq protein was modified relative to this genomic sequence to represent the inferred CDS: inserted 1 base in 1 codon), whose protein sequence is MANSAGMTVENGETSAQLSSNAVFICYQAILSDIEKKGKEAEVELKSNVRQILILEGETEHLQDLGLRSITVYNENTELRLLIEEEEDNSSCVLAGYNTYRNKMEGHRTAVLQAESQTRAHRELVEKRALVRVLXREELRADLENPEGNAVKQAQKEMDDMRGQISDQRKMVTERRELILKEFESHTLINKHIEIQNRRYDAIVKRLHCQLMKAQSGHRQLSDDIYHMEREIQDLKRHLEVP
- the LOC139532377 gene encoding tumor necrosis factor ligand superfamily member 10-like isoform X2; the encoded protein is MNGSEVTQTGPALVETSDDLQRGESQRCPKNPREVTPSAHLPIQPPSGHIQRDIQNTMIHWDYAHGHLSKIRYHDGRILVREGGLYYIYAKTCFRYYDQVEESLLESESHAPGRRGVSAEPSIHRVDGAGAGAGALLIQYVFHERHSHSAPPKPAVLMKSGSTRHWQRGHYHMWCQQQGGAFPLGPGDSIYVSVSNSWLLDPEAEGSYFGAFRISR
- the LOC139532377 gene encoding tumor necrosis factor ligand superfamily member 10-like isoform X1, which translates into the protein MESSLPRIQQLRRTEPTSNRTLIGTVVFMGLLQVVSSVAVVLHLTGHLQQVTQTGPALVETSDDLQRGESQRCPKNPREVTPSAHLPIQPPSGHIQRDIQNTMIHWDYAHGHLSKIRYHDGRILVREGGLYYIYAKTCFRYYDQVEESLLESESHAPGRRGVSAEPSIHRVDGAGAGAGALLIQYVFHERHSHSAPPKPAVLMKSGSTRHWQRGHYHMWCQQQGGAFPLGPGDSIYVSVSNSWLLDPEAEGSYFGAFRISR
- the mtrf1 gene encoding peptide chain release factor 1, mitochondrial; amino-acid sequence: MLMQKYIRLCGSCARLISPLHMRKRIWKELANRSLVSSRRYCNNHLGDLYRNESVQRYLRQLVEEYRDVTKTLQHGFLNEPARKELNKRQVGLSPVATAFQSAEHAVKDLEEVETLLQRTVGSKEEDRQMVQLLKEEQAQITQRIESLRKDLIQTLVPSDPHDTSNVLLEVVTGRTTGGDICQQFTREMFDMYQGLASYKNWDFEIFNYTPAEYGGLHHAAVRIAGESVYRRLKHEGGTHRVQRIPEVGLSSRMQRIHTGTMTVIVLPQPSELDISIDPKDLRVDTFRSRGAGGQSVNTTDSAVRIVHLPTGTVAECQTSRSQLQNRDTALRVLKARLYQSMMGRETEQRLTARKQQVGTRSQSERIRTYNFSQDRVTDHRTGYVTRDIKEFMRGGEPLDDLISELLEHGDKEALLDLVVTCSQRY